Proteins encoded within one genomic window of Phototrophicus methaneseepsis:
- the radA gene encoding DNA repair protein RadA, whose amino-acid sequence MPKTRSVYICENCGWQGPRAMGRCPNCGEFGTIVEQVEAAPRKKSAKQASRQVVGVPRSQPRRLAEVDMAQEDRLAVPMQEFSRVLGGGLVPGSITLLGGEPGAGKSTLMTQFAGIMANSHGRVLYVSGEESARQIKMRAERLNIEAHDLFLLTETNLGTILEHVQEIAPEILIIDSIQTTYTEELDSSPGLVSQVRECASRLQALAKTTGISVFMIGHVNKEGSIAGPRVLEHIVDTVLYLEGDPFQTFRLLRSVKNRFGATSEVGVFEMVGVGMIEVPNPSEAFLAERVINAPGSAIAVTMEGTRPLLVEVQALTNPTAFGNARRTPNGVDMSRLLLVSAVLSKRMGLRLYEQDIFVNVVGGLKVSEPASDLAMALAIASNYYDKALPADVAVVGEIGLSGEVRTVNQLGMRLNEASKIGFKRVLMPKMRRKLEDVPKGLELIQVRNMVEAFNALIPRD is encoded by the coding sequence ATGCCTAAAACACGCAGCGTATATATTTGCGAAAATTGTGGTTGGCAAGGGCCGCGTGCAATGGGCCGCTGCCCCAACTGTGGTGAATTCGGTACGATTGTTGAACAGGTCGAAGCAGCACCGCGCAAGAAAAGCGCTAAGCAGGCCAGTCGGCAGGTCGTAGGGGTGCCGCGCAGCCAGCCGCGCCGCCTTGCAGAAGTCGATATGGCCCAGGAAGATCGCCTCGCTGTGCCGATGCAGGAATTCAGCCGCGTATTAGGTGGCGGCCTTGTCCCAGGGAGCATTACGCTGTTGGGTGGTGAACCCGGCGCAGGCAAAAGCACACTCATGACGCAGTTCGCCGGGATTATGGCGAATTCGCACGGACGCGTCTTGTATGTGAGCGGCGAAGAAAGCGCCCGCCAGATCAAGATGCGTGCTGAGCGGCTGAATATCGAAGCACACGACCTCTTCTTGTTGACGGAGACGAATCTCGGGACCATTCTGGAGCATGTCCAGGAGATTGCCCCGGAAATCCTCATTATTGATAGTATCCAGACGACCTATACGGAAGAACTGGACAGCTCGCCCGGTTTGGTCAGCCAGGTGCGTGAATGTGCCAGCCGCTTGCAAGCGCTCGCCAAGACGACAGGCATTAGCGTCTTCATGATCGGCCATGTGAATAAAGAGGGCAGCATCGCCGGGCCGCGCGTCCTGGAGCATATTGTCGATACCGTGCTGTATCTGGAAGGCGATCCTTTCCAGACTTTCCGCCTACTGCGCAGTGTGAAAAACCGCTTCGGCGCGACGAGTGAAGTGGGTGTGTTCGAGATGGTTGGCGTCGGCATGATTGAAGTGCCGAATCCCAGCGAGGCTTTCTTAGCAGAGCGCGTCATCAATGCCCCAGGGAGCGCAATCGCCGTCACGATGGAAGGCACGCGCCCCTTATTGGTCGAAGTACAGGCCCTGACGAATCCGACAGCCTTCGGCAATGCGCGCCGCACACCGAATGGCGTCGATATGAGCCGCCTGCTACTGGTCAGCGCAGTGCTGAGCAAGCGCATGGGCTTGCGGCTGTATGAGCAGGATATCTTCGTGAATGTGGTTGGTGGCCTCAAGGTGAGTGAGCCAGCCAGCGATCTGGCGATGGCCCTGGCAATAGCCAGCAACTATTATGATAAGGCCCTGCCTGCGGATGTGGCTGTGGTTGGTGAAATCGGCCTGAGTGGTGAAGTGCGCACGGTCAATCAGCTTGGGATGCGCTTGAACGAAGCGTCAAAGATTGGCTTTAAGCGGGTGTTGATGCCTAAAATGCGCCGTAAGCTTGAAGACGTGCCCAAGGGCCTGGAGCTCATCCAGGTGCGTAACATGGTCGAGGCCTTTAACGCCCTAATACCCAGGGACTGA
- the dnaN gene encoding DNA polymerase III subunit beta: protein MKISVLQENLAKALSTVGKAVDARPQLPVLSNVLLVAEGSQLMVAATNLQMSVTMWIGAKITEPGQITLPAKTFADLVNNLSPERVDLTLDPSTHTMHVRCGATKSNIKGIDADEFPPIVHHENPDLLIEGGVLRSMINQTAFAAAQEENRPILTGVYTEIEGETITMAAADGYRLAVRTGRLNASYAGDKVNIVIPAKTLMEVARAIDESDQEIGVALPQKRDIVTFLLPNLHISSQLLDGRFPDFSAIIPQSYVTQTVMYTDDLLRACKRAEIFARDSANSGRLYVKPASGPSEPGEVKVVGKSAERGDNEGMIDASVEGEALDISFNIKYLIDVLRVIEEERVVFQSNGTENPGVIRPENRDDFVHVIMPMSR, encoded by the coding sequence ATGAAAATCAGTGTATTGCAAGAAAATCTCGCTAAGGCGCTCAGCACAGTGGGCAAGGCCGTCGATGCACGCCCGCAGCTCCCCGTATTGTCGAATGTGCTGCTCGTCGCGGAAGGCAGCCAACTTATGGTGGCCGCCACCAATTTACAGATGAGCGTAACCATGTGGATTGGCGCGAAGATCACCGAACCGGGACAGATTACGCTGCCTGCCAAGACCTTTGCTGACCTGGTTAATAACCTGTCGCCGGAGCGCGTAGACCTGACGCTAGACCCTAGCACACACACCATGCATGTTCGCTGTGGTGCGACGAAATCCAATATCAAAGGCATCGACGCTGATGAATTCCCGCCGATTGTGCATCACGAGAATCCTGACTTGTTGATCGAAGGCGGCGTCCTGCGCAGCATGATCAACCAGACGGCTTTTGCCGCAGCCCAGGAAGAGAACCGCCCCATCCTGACGGGCGTCTACACAGAGATTGAAGGCGAGACCATCACCATGGCTGCCGCCGATGGCTATCGCCTTGCTGTGCGTACAGGCCGCCTGAACGCTTCTTATGCTGGGGATAAGGTCAATATTGTTATCCCAGCCAAGACGCTGATGGAAGTTGCACGTGCGATTGACGAAAGCGATCAGGAGATTGGCGTCGCTCTACCGCAAAAGCGCGATATTGTGACCTTCTTACTCCCCAACCTACACATTTCCTCCCAACTGCTGGATGGTCGCTTCCCAGATTTCAGTGCGATTATCCCGCAGAGCTATGTCACCCAGACGGTGATGTACACGGATGATCTGCTGCGGGCCTGCAAACGTGCGGAGATTTTCGCCCGTGACAGCGCCAATAGCGGTCGCCTGTACGTCAAGCCTGCCAGTGGTCCCAGTGAACCGGGCGAAGTGAAGGTCGTCGGTAAGAGTGCAGAGCGCGGCGATAACGAAGGGATGATTGATGCCAGTGTCGAAGGTGAAGCGCTGGATATTTCCTTCAATATCAAATATCTGATTGATGTCCTGCGCGTGATCGAAGAAGAGCGCGTGGTGTTCCAGAGCAACGGCACCGAGAACCCCGGCGTCATCCGTCCTGAAAACCGCGATGACTTCGTGCACGTCATCATGCCGATGAGCCGGTAG
- a CDS encoding thioesterase family protein, whose product MSMEVAPLRVGLIGESVQTVTAADCANQMGSGSLEVFATPIMIALMEAAAVSAVDAQLPAEQASVGIHIDVRHISATPVGERVTAMAEVTHIEGRRVTLQVRAWDDHELIGEGTHIRYIIDIDHFMSRLPH is encoded by the coding sequence ATGAGTATGGAAGTTGCGCCCCTGCGAGTGGGCCTGATTGGTGAAAGCGTGCAGACCGTCACGGCGGCAGATTGTGCTAACCAGATGGGCAGCGGCTCTCTGGAAGTCTTCGCCACGCCGATCATGATTGCCTTAATGGAAGCCGCGGCTGTCTCTGCCGTTGATGCGCAACTCCCCGCAGAGCAAGCCAGCGTAGGCATTCACATTGACGTCCGTCACATATCTGCAACCCCTGTTGGGGAACGCGTCACCGCTATGGCCGAGGTGACGCACATCGAAGGGCGGCGGGTGACGTTGCAAGTGCGCGCCTGGGATGACCATGAATTGATCGGTGAAGGTACCCACATTCGCTATATCATTGATATTGATCACTTTATGAGCCGGCTGCCTCATTAG
- a CDS encoding FHA domain-containing protein, giving the protein MLLANSPYLVLPTQQQFTLHTSTITIGRDHGNMVVLRDLGVSDYHARLVRRNNGYVLEDAGSGYGISVNGRPIYTPTALQDGDEIQLGTQRLIYYGNGRARPGIEYGYFLRVRTGPLSGHRIDLNMTQTCIGRDHSNGIVIDDKQISRRHVLLTLEEDGYAIEDLHSTNGTFINGHRVTNPRLLEDGDVITLGPETTITYERAPMDRPDPRPLPHVSTEESDLEDTSTGMQMTSLLNETSTYKKVNQTPRIHTKSRPMGHDIFLSYCHRDTEIVSKLVQNLEAAGFNLWVDWQDLQPGTPEWDREIKNALSSAKAVITVLSPDAEESVWVARELAMAEMLDQRIYPVLVRGNPIDAIPLRLITHQFVDVRFNYDRGINSLIQTLKHELGR; this is encoded by the coding sequence ATGTTGTTAGCGAATTCACCATATTTGGTCTTACCGACCCAACAACAATTTACACTGCACACCAGTACTATTACGATTGGGCGTGATCATGGCAACATGGTTGTCCTGCGCGATTTAGGCGTCAGTGACTACCACGCACGGCTTGTTCGTCGTAATAATGGCTACGTGCTAGAAGATGCAGGTAGTGGGTATGGTATCTCAGTTAATGGGCGGCCCATCTATACACCAACCGCGTTACAAGATGGTGATGAAATTCAGTTGGGTACGCAACGCCTTATCTATTACGGGAATGGTCGTGCGCGGCCAGGGATTGAATACGGTTACTTCCTTCGTGTTCGCACTGGCCCGCTGAGTGGGCATCGTATTGATCTCAATATGACACAGACCTGTATCGGACGTGATCATAGCAATGGCATTGTCATCGATGACAAGCAAATCAGTCGCCGTCATGTGCTGCTTACGCTGGAAGAAGATGGTTACGCCATCGAAGACCTGCACAGCACCAACGGCACTTTCATCAACGGGCACCGGGTGACGAACCCGCGCCTGCTGGAAGATGGTGATGTCATCACATTAGGACCAGAAACAACGATTACCTATGAACGGGCACCTATGGATCGTCCAGACCCAAGGCCACTGCCCCATGTTTCAACAGAGGAATCGGACTTGGAAGACACATCTACTGGTATGCAGATGACTTCCTTACTCAATGAAACATCGACCTATAAGAAGGTGAATCAAACACCGCGTATCCATACAAAATCACGGCCAATGGGGCACGATATTTTCCTGAGTTATTGCCATCGGGATACAGAAATCGTCTCTAAGCTCGTGCAAAACCTGGAAGCGGCTGGCTTTAATCTGTGGGTCGATTGGCAGGATTTACAACCGGGCACGCCGGAATGGGACCGCGAGATCAAGAATGCGCTCAGCAGCGCCAAGGCTGTTATCACTGTCTTGTCGCCAGATGCTGAAGAGAGCGTATGGGTAGCGCGGGAACTCGCAATGGCTGAAATGCTGGATCAACGCATTTACCCGGTGTTGGTGCGCGGCAACCCTATTGATGCGATTCCACTACGTTTGATCACACATCAGTTTGTCGATGTGCGCTTCAACTACGATCGGGGCATCAATAGCCTGATCCAGACACTGAAGCACGAGCTTGGCCGCTAA
- a CDS encoding SH3 domain-containing protein codes for MRVPRLGILFALVCSLVTVMFTVSAQFGVRAVVINEFSNIRLIPAIGAEVLDTVEAGYVFETVTARSADAQWIRVIYASNEGWVNIAPLLILEGDVEALPVADPRSIPYGGFDAPRSGYLNNFGGASVAGRATAGLRIRSGPSRAYITIGNINRNEGIMLTGRFADTSWYQVLYDGTVGWVAARYVEVLDGNINALPVDGIVAESPPIITDSGEDYIALLRLMLERLDLAQPSLDQIRASWTDAALTGRAQCTSYPARPSDIAIAQPLLAANYVELEPIQRDFNDAMFNIRFAIDLFIEVCNQPGTENLVGQATAAGALEAINLAERQFASLRDRITPLLPSGEPGIDECLLNFNGRTEILPVIRIGQIYLEEFGIRKNVAGYCFDALEGQVLDFQALPVPGSSVSLFMSISPLDSPKDFVSLGEGAPYTRLNVSNITIPRLTRYVLIIAHLGDAAPGVGQFAFRLQDTTFAPVVELLIWNPDTNAFELTTDPEALYDAGLGPAPATPDPLLTPGGGAQPDVVCPSLAFTCIQFVSCSEAYACYDAGNFSLDADADGVPCEAELACQPR; via the coding sequence ATGCGTGTGCCCCGTCTTGGTATCCTCTTCGCCCTGGTGTGCAGCCTCGTCACCGTGATGTTTACGGTTTCAGCACAATTTGGTGTGCGCGCAGTGGTGATTAATGAGTTTTCCAATATTCGCCTAATACCAGCCATCGGTGCAGAAGTCCTGGATACTGTCGAAGCCGGTTACGTCTTCGAGACGGTTACCGCGCGCAGCGCAGATGCGCAGTGGATCCGTGTGATCTATGCCAGCAACGAAGGTTGGGTCAATATTGCGCCCCTGCTCATCTTAGAAGGTGATGTGGAGGCCTTACCCGTCGCTGACCCACGGAGTATCCCTTATGGCGGCTTCGATGCACCGAGGTCCGGTTATCTCAATAACTTCGGTGGGGCCTCTGTGGCAGGGCGCGCGACAGCCGGCTTACGGATACGCAGTGGGCCAAGCCGCGCTTATATCACCATTGGCAATATCAACCGCAACGAAGGCATTATGCTGACGGGCCGCTTTGCTGATACAAGCTGGTATCAGGTTTTGTATGATGGCACTGTCGGTTGGGTCGCCGCGCGCTATGTCGAAGTCCTTGATGGGAACATTAATGCCTTACCTGTCGATGGTATCGTCGCGGAATCCCCACCGATCATTACGGATTCTGGCGAGGATTATATTGCCCTGCTGCGTTTGATGTTGGAGCGGCTTGATCTGGCACAGCCTTCGTTGGACCAGATACGCGCCAGTTGGACGGATGCCGCCCTGACTGGACGCGCTCAGTGCACCAGCTATCCGGCCCGGCCCAGCGATATTGCGATTGCACAACCGCTGCTGGCTGCCAATTACGTCGAGTTGGAACCCATTCAGCGCGATTTCAACGATGCGATGTTCAACATTCGCTTTGCGATTGATCTCTTTATCGAAGTCTGTAACCAACCAGGGACGGAAAATCTCGTGGGTCAGGCGACGGCGGCTGGCGCGCTGGAAGCAATCAACCTTGCGGAACGTCAATTCGCCTCGCTGAGAGATCGAATTACGCCCCTGCTGCCGAGTGGCGAACCCGGTATTGATGAATGCCTGCTCAACTTCAATGGGCGGACGGAAATCTTACCCGTGATCCGCATCGGCCAGATATACCTTGAAGAATTTGGCATCCGCAAGAATGTCGCGGGCTACTGCTTCGACGCGTTGGAAGGCCAGGTCCTTGATTTCCAGGCTTTGCCCGTCCCAGGCAGCAGCGTCTCGTTGTTCATGTCGATTAGCCCGCTGGATTCACCAAAGGACTTCGTCTCCCTGGGTGAAGGTGCACCGTATACACGCCTGAACGTCAGTAACATCACCATTCCACGGCTGACACGCTATGTCCTGATCATCGCCCACCTTGGTGATGCCGCACCGGGCGTTGGGCAGTTCGCCTTCCGCTTGCAGGATACGACTTTCGCACCGGTCGTTGAGCTGCTCATCTGGAACCCGGATACGAACGCCTTTGAACTCACGACGGACCCTGAAGCGCTGTATGACGCGGGTTTAGGCCCCGCACCTGCGACACCGGACCCACTGCTGACACCAGGTGGTGGCGCCCAACCGGATGTGGTCTGCCCATCGCTGGCCTTTACCTGCATTCAGTTCGTGAGTTGTAGTGAGGCTTACGCCTGTTACGATGCGGGTAACTTCAGCTTAGATGCAGATGCAGATGGTGTACCGTGCGAAGCGGAGCTTGCCTGCCAGCCTCGCTAA
- a CDS encoding HEAT repeat domain-containing protein — MSQKEIDIWRLQAQKDIDGLIQALRSPSAQRRKRAAAALLALDAKSAIPALQEVIKTEPDTSTKTGLVTALNSLIDDFPELPTQLNTAMDKRQILVDRLIDKLTNDNPDVVVAAAQSLVNLREASAFEPLMQILRDEGRSIQVRAGIAEALLKMDDTSVKETLLKMLRHSNVQTRHKTAAILGQLKAEWSIIPLTKHLRDPNNEMRKVVRAALRHIGTPEARRALAHNQPLETDMLNSKVTTTGLLNRLQKRRPQAKNAPRSAQDGEQEQPRGLLERLNGGERSQQDIDATMITRPPVSLPDAAQPSNGAADEDALSGAAPQQAPQKQMSQKQVSQKQTKQAPQRPSSQRQPSQKQPSQKESQE; from the coding sequence GTGAGCCAAAAAGAAATAGATATCTGGCGGCTGCAAGCCCAGAAAGATATCGATGGCCTTATCCAAGCATTGCGCAGTCCCAGTGCTCAGCGTCGTAAGCGTGCGGCGGCGGCATTGTTGGCTTTAGATGCCAAGTCGGCTATCCCCGCATTGCAAGAAGTCATTAAAACCGAGCCGGATACCAGCACAAAAACGGGCCTCGTCACGGCATTGAACAGCCTCATTGACGACTTCCCGGAACTGCCAACCCAGCTCAATACGGCGATGGATAAACGCCAGATTCTGGTTGATCGCTTAATTGATAAACTCACTAACGATAACCCAGATGTCGTTGTTGCAGCAGCGCAAAGCCTCGTCAATTTAAGAGAAGCCAGCGCCTTTGAGCCATTGATGCAGATTTTGCGCGATGAAGGCCGCTCGATCCAGGTACGCGCCGGGATCGCAGAAGCACTGCTTAAGATGGATGACACCAGCGTTAAAGAGACCCTGCTTAAGATGCTGCGACATTCCAACGTCCAGACTCGGCATAAGACGGCGGCGATCCTGGGCCAGCTTAAAGCAGAATGGTCGATAATCCCACTGACCAAGCATCTGCGGGACCCCAACAACGAGATGCGTAAAGTCGTAAGAGCTGCTCTGCGCCATATCGGCACCCCAGAAGCGCGTCGTGCGCTGGCCCATAACCAACCCTTAGAAACGGATATGCTCAATAGCAAAGTGACGACAACAGGGTTGTTGAACAGGCTCCAAAAGCGCCGCCCACAGGCGAAGAACGCGCCAAGGTCTGCCCAGGACGGTGAGCAAGAACAGCCCAGGGGCCTGCTAGAGCGCTTAAATGGTGGCGAAAGAAGCCAGCAGGATATTGATGCGACGATGATTACACGTCCGCCTGTCTCTTTGCCGGATGCGGCCCAGCCTTCGAACGGGGCCGCCGATGAAGACGCGCTGTCAGGGGCGGCACCTCAGCAAGCACCACAAAAGCAGATGTCGCAAAAGCAGGTATCGCAAAAGCAAACGAAGCAAGCGCCACAAAGGCCATCATCGCAAAGGCAGCCGTCGCAAAAACAACCATCACAAAAAGAATCGCAAGAATGA
- a CDS encoding SH3 domain-containing protein, giving the protein MRHQLMIIVLTTIAMLFGASIQPAYAADTIPCYQPTRLSAGYNARVTTQSNLPNRMRSEPSLRNNVIGRIPAGAEVYVIEGPRCEEGFYWWRVQYGNLVGWTAEGNGWNLYWLEPSGVVGPGPTPVVCALPNRLNVGGNGRVTPGLPNVVRSAPGTQSTGAYWSVVLGEIPGGGVFNVLNGPQCGTDGRWWWEVQYQDLVGWTAEGEGINTYWVEPVDINAPQCAGFMVSRLIPGGLGRVTTTPNLPNHIRTLPGYANTSLGLIPAGGWFTVMSGPYCADNTAWWQVSYGDVVGWTAEGQGNTYWLEPR; this is encoded by the coding sequence ATGCGTCATCAATTGATGATCATCGTCTTAACCACAATCGCCATGTTATTTGGCGCGTCGATCCAACCCGCCTATGCAGCGGATACGATTCCTTGCTACCAGCCCACACGCCTCAGCGCAGGCTATAATGCACGCGTCACCACTCAGAGCAATCTGCCTAACCGGATGCGCAGTGAGCCATCCCTGCGTAATAACGTGATTGGGCGGATCCCGGCGGGGGCTGAAGTCTACGTCATTGAAGGGCCGCGCTGCGAAGAAGGCTTTTATTGGTGGCGTGTTCAGTATGGCAACCTCGTCGGCTGGACTGCAGAAGGTAATGGTTGGAATCTCTACTGGTTGGAGCCATCCGGCGTTGTCGGGCCTGGGCCAACACCTGTGGTCTGTGCTCTGCCCAATCGTCTGAACGTTGGCGGCAATGGCCGCGTGACGCCCGGCCTACCTAATGTTGTCCGTTCCGCACCCGGCACACAGAGCACCGGTGCTTACTGGAGCGTCGTCCTCGGAGAAATCCCCGGTGGCGGTGTCTTCAACGTGCTCAATGGCCCGCAGTGCGGCACAGATGGCCGCTGGTGGTGGGAAGTCCAATATCAGGACCTCGTTGGCTGGACAGCAGAAGGTGAAGGGATCAACACCTATTGGGTTGAGCCTGTTGACATCAACGCACCGCAATGTGCAGGCTTCATGGTCTCACGGCTCATCCCAGGTGGGCTGGGACGCGTGACGACCACGCCGAACCTGCCCAACCATATCCGCACGCTGCCCGGTTATGCGAACACCTCTTTGGGTTTGATCCCGGCGGGTGGTTGGTTCACCGTCATGAGCGGCCCCTACTGCGCGGATAATACAGCATGGTGGCAGGTCTCCTACGGCGATGTCGTGGGCTGGACGGCAGAAGGCCAAGGCAATACTTACTGGCTGGAACCTCGCTAA
- a CDS encoding NAD-dependent epimerase/dehydratase family protein, whose translation MKHILVVGGTRNVGYALTQELVKYDHHITLLNRGKDGLPLPPGVHRLHADRTDPQQLKRALMAKNFDVVVDFALYKGQEAETMVNLLTGHVGRYIFMSTGQVYLVREGAKRPFSEEDYEGRVMPAPKELTYAFEEWEYGYHKRMAEDVFIAAHVERGFPYNSLRLPMVNSERDPFKRLYNYYLRMKDGGPILIPETPNFPLRHVYGMDVVKALMLLIENDAAIGRAYNISQDETVSVDEFLGLLGKIMGIIPDIRRYSRSELEAAGFLPDCSPFTERWMSELTNERSKAELGMTYTPLEEYLQRLVTYYEHTEIKPPPTFKRRHAEVEFVERNPY comes from the coding sequence ATGAAGCATATCCTCGTGGTTGGTGGTACCCGCAATGTTGGATACGCACTGACACAAGAATTAGTCAAATACGATCACCATATTACCCTGCTAAACCGAGGGAAGGACGGCCTCCCGCTCCCGCCCGGGGTGCATCGGCTCCATGCCGACCGCACAGACCCTCAGCAGCTCAAACGCGCCTTAATGGCTAAAAACTTCGACGTGGTTGTCGATTTTGCGCTGTATAAAGGGCAAGAGGCTGAAACGATGGTCAATTTATTGACCGGGCACGTCGGGCGCTACATCTTCATGAGTACGGGGCAGGTCTACTTGGTCCGCGAAGGGGCCAAACGGCCTTTCTCAGAAGAAGACTATGAAGGCCGGGTTATGCCCGCGCCTAAAGAGCTGACCTATGCCTTCGAAGAATGGGAATACGGCTATCATAAACGCATGGCAGAGGACGTCTTCATTGCAGCCCACGTCGAACGCGGCTTCCCCTATAACTCTTTGCGCTTGCCTATGGTGAACAGCGAACGGGACCCCTTTAAACGACTGTACAATTATTATCTGCGCATGAAAGATGGTGGCCCTATCCTCATCCCGGAAACGCCCAACTTCCCACTGCGCCATGTTTACGGCATGGATGTTGTTAAAGCGCTGATGCTGTTGATTGAAAATGATGCTGCCATCGGACGTGCCTATAACATCAGCCAGGATGAAACAGTCTCCGTGGATGAATTCCTGGGGCTACTGGGCAAGATTATGGGGATCATCCCGGATATTCGCCGTTACAGCCGCAGCGAACTAGAAGCTGCTGGCTTTTTGCCGGATTGCTCGCCGTTTACCGAGCGCTGGATGAGTGAACTCACCAATGAGCGCAGCAAGGCCGAGCTGGGTATGACGTATACACCGCTGGAAGAATACCTCCAACGGCTGGTGACTTATTACGAGCATACCGAGATCAAGCCCCCGCCAACCTTTAAACGCCGCCATGCAGAAGTCGAATTTGTGGAGCGCAACCCGTATTAG
- a CDS encoding GNAT family N-acetyltransferase, translating to MMSVQVTLSPVDEAGPVAERILRTLPAWFGIEEATLEYIRDAHANPTFVADDGGEAVGFLTLVVHTAYAAEIHVMGVLPSYHRQGVGRQMVAVAEAYLRRQGIAYLQVKTLNDTHPDEGYARTRQFYLAMGFRPLEVFPDLWGPHNPCLQLIKAL from the coding sequence ATGATGTCGGTTCAGGTCACCTTATCGCCAGTTGATGAAGCTGGCCCGGTAGCAGAGCGCATCCTACGTACTCTGCCTGCATGGTTCGGCATTGAAGAAGCCACGCTCGAATATATCCGCGATGCTCATGCCAACCCAACCTTCGTCGCCGATGATGGCGGCGAGGCGGTTGGCTTTCTCACCCTTGTGGTGCATACAGCCTATGCTGCGGAAATCCACGTGATGGGCGTCTTGCCGTCTTATCATCGCCAGGGTGTGGGGCGGCAGATGGTCGCTGTCGCAGAGGCTTACCTGCGGCGACAGGGTATTGCGTATTTGCAGGTTAAAACGCTCAATGATACGCACCCGGATGAGGGTTATGCGCGGACGCGGCAGTTTTATTTAGCCATGGGCTTTCGTCCGTTGGAAGTCTTCCCGGATTTATGGGGTCCCCATAATCCCTGTTTGCAACTCATCAAAGCGCTGTAA
- a CDS encoding PaaI family thioesterase, which produces MMSQQPIQNFYKDDVAICYGCGKHNADGLHIKTFWDGEIGRSTFTPRPEHTAFPGFVYGGLIASLIDCHSIGTAIAAAYDAAGRAPGTDPEITCVTGNLNVSYLKPTPMGVELVLEARIKEMGERKIVVTCSVYAQDVETVRAETVAVRVPSRMFKKEAD; this is translated from the coding sequence ATGATGAGCCAACAACCCATCCAGAATTTTTACAAAGACGACGTGGCGATTTGCTATGGCTGTGGCAAACACAATGCGGATGGGCTGCATATCAAGACATTTTGGGATGGAGAAATCGGGCGTTCTACGTTTACACCACGCCCAGAGCATACGGCCTTCCCAGGTTTTGTTTACGGCGGCCTCATCGCCAGCCTGATTGACTGCCACAGCATTGGGACAGCCATCGCCGCCGCTTATGATGCCGCGGGGCGCGCCCCTGGTACCGACCCGGAAATTACCTGTGTTACGGGCAACCTCAACGTGAGCTACCTCAAGCCTACGCCGATGGGTGTCGAACTTGTGCTAGAAGCACGCATCAAAGAGATGGGCGAGCGCAAAATCGTCGTGACGTGCAGCGTTTATGCCCAGGATGTGGAAACCGTCCGTGCGGAAACCGTCGCTGTGCGGGTGCCCAGCCGGATGTTCAAAAAAGAGGCAGACTAA